In one Amaranthus tricolor cultivar Red isolate AtriRed21 chromosome 8, ASM2621246v1, whole genome shotgun sequence genomic region, the following are encoded:
- the LOC130820778 gene encoding small heat shock protein, chloroplastic-like codes for MAQSLSQFSNIIPSSKSSNILCGNPYCYVKTPKFQSKRKSCNGVKAMKADRRDNNSLQNSGLKRREPPYSAPIGLWDRFPAARTVQQMLETMDRVMEEPFIVNNGWPSPVSNNGGGHEYVRGRTPWEIKEAEGEYKMRFDMPGMTKDDVKICVEDKMLVIKAEKVVSKDKTGEENGGLENKEDEDWSPKSYGRYNSRIALPENVEFEKIKAKVKDGVLYIRIPKVTSSNKIFSVNVD; via the exons ATGGCTCAATCTCTTTCCCAATTTAGCAACATCATCCCCTCATCCAAATCATCTAACATTTTATGCGGAAATCCCTATTGTTATGTAAAAACCCCAAAATTTCAGTCTAAAAGAAAGAGCTGCAATGGAGTTAAAGCCATGAAAGCTGATCGAAGGGATAATAATAGCTTGCAGAATTCTGGGTTGAAGAGAAGAGAACCTCCTTATTCTGCTCCTATTG GGTTATGGGATAGATTTCCAGCAGCTAGAACAGTGCAACAAATGCTAGAAACAATGGACAGAGTAATGGAGGAGCCATTCATTGTTAACAATGGATGGCCATCACCAGTCTCCAACAATGGAGGTGGTCATGAGTATGTCCGAGGGCGAACACCATGGGAGATAAAAGAAGCTGAAGGAGAGTACAAGATGAGGTTTGACATGCCTGGAATGACTAAAGATGATGTTAAAATTTGTGTAGAGGATAAAATGCTTGTAATTAAGGCAGAGAAAGTAGTGTCTAAAGATAAAACTGGTGAAGAAAATGGTGGGTTAGAGAATAAAGAAGATGAAGATTGGTCTCCAAAGAGTTATGGAAGGTATAATAGTAGGATTGCTTTGCCTGAAAATGTGGAGTTTGAGAAGATTAAAGCTAAGGTTAAAGATGGTGTTTTGTATATTAGAATTCCTAAAGTTACAAGTAGTAACAAGATCTTTAGTGTTAATGTGGATTAA
- the LOC130820740 gene encoding protein HHL1, chloroplastic-like gives MEVGMSLNSLIRLPMKSNSRTIDETTSIVRHSFHSSKTKSPKNIGKQLQFVVEAKGKKGMMARQFQRPPPPPLPKIEDDGNPRFVIFIRMANVYLWYPINLVSGGTTAKIMVAAKDNFLGKYIYKDTLARNLAAVIYRDEKELIKIAQKQFRVLRTATEFRYGYKLVENSDIKTALMPKNVVELPTPDQLKTVVDKVKDFFGDAKESFGKLTSLDTASIEQVEGNSTEKSK, from the exons ATGGAGGTGGGTATGTCTTTAAACTCTCTAATTAGACTTCCCATGAAGTCAAATTCAAGAACAATTGATGAAACAACCTCCATTGTCAGACattcttttcattcttcaaaaacaaaatcccCAAAAAACATTGGAAAACAGCTGCAATTTGTGGTTGAAGCAAAGGGTAAAAAAGGAATGATGGCTCGTCAATTTCAAcgtcctcctcctcctcctttgCCTAAGATCGAAGATGATGGCAATCCTCGTTTTGTTATCTTCATTCGTATGGCCAAT GTTTACCTATGGTATCCAATTAATCTTGTTTCTGGTGGCACAACCGCAAAGATCATGGTTGCTGCAAAAGACAACTTTCTAGGCAAGTACATTTACAAGGATACACTTGCCCGAAATCTTGCAGCAGTAATTTATCGA GACGAGAAGGAACTGATAAAGATTGCACAGAAGCAATTTCGTGTTTTGAGGACAGCAACTGAATTTAGATATGGATACAAGCTTGTT GAAAATAGTGATATAAAAACTGCTCTTATGCCTAAAAATGTTGTCGAG CTACCAACTCCAGATCAGCTCAAGACAGTGGTCGATAAGGTCAAGGACTTCTTTGGAGATGCGAAGGAATCTTTTGGTAAGCTGACGTCTTTAGACACAGCTTCAATCGAGCAAGTAGAAGGAAATTCTACAGAAAAATCGAAGTAA
- the LOC130820777 gene encoding two-component response regulator ORR26-like, with protein sequence MVMEFSSSRSEAFPAGLRVLVVDDDPTWLKILEKMLKKCSYEVTTCGLASEALKLLRDRKDGYDIVISDVNMPDMDGFKLLEHVGLEMDLPVIMMSVDGETSRVMKGVQHGACDYLLKPIRMKELKNIWQHVVRKRMHEVRDIDCIDDRIGTDNFYDGHYGGDQILLKKRKNVDNKNDEKDSSDPSTTKKARVIWTVELHQKFVEAVNHLGIDSDKIRPKKILDLMNVPRLTRENVASHLQKYRLYLNRLRKEDKIESSCGGTKNPDQSPKESGGSFSLQNSSFGQLSDISSEFKYPEHHLPVQTVETKPFDCTPESRHLLPLTEHTTPVSSENSDSRQIGNSPFESLNMSVEHGSDVQFKPDLEPHLKLDTCFNQPTATILQPHISADLLEPAPHISPDLLEPAPHISPDILEPAPLISTDLLDPTPHISTNLIEPTPHISPGPSISEANQLGLVDVKPLHVKEYDNDIRKIPPMENALDSLSVSNFDSFACVYDMKNQNFSPGINSVKKQDQTFTIQPESHLLDAQGLETGFNMSSGMKSQISCQTTEYELRNQILKSEAASGLLGEEMTFHWIPSGDVTSKDLGFDYFGFSGCNVLEHGFDRSFSHYIPRFDFEYPVDWGEYPLDQGVLFS encoded by the exons AAGGATGGTTACGACATTGTCATAAGCGATGTCAACATGCCGGACATGGATGGATTTAAGCTTCTTGAGCATGTTGGACTAGAAATGGATCTTCCTGTGATCA TGATGTCGGTGGATGGAGAAACGAGCCGAGTGATGAAAGGTGTTCAACATGGGGCTTGTGACTATCTACTCAAACCGATACGTATGAAAGAACTCAAGAATATATGGCAGCATGTGGTGAGGAAACGAATGCACGAAGTGAGAGATATCGACTGCATTGACGACAGAATCGGAACAGACAATTTTTACGATGGACACTATGGAGGTGATCAAATCTtgttgaagaaaagaaaaaacgtTGATAACAAAAACGATGAGAAAGATTCAAGTGATCCGTCCACAACGAAGAAAGCTCGAGTCATTTGGACAGTCGAACTCCATCAAAAATTTGTCGAAGCTGTAAATCACTTAGGAATCGACAGCGATA AGATTCGTCCGAAAAAGATATTGGACCTGATGAATGTGCCACGGCTCACAAGAGAGAATGTTGCAAGCCATTTGCAG AAATATCGTCTGTATTTGAATAGGCTACGGAAGGAAGATAAAATTGAAAGTTCTTGTGGTGGAACGAAGAATCCAGATCAATCCCCTAAGGAGTCCGGTGGAAGTTTTAGTCTTCAAAACTCCAGTTTCGGACAGCTTAGTGACATCAGTAGCGAGTTTAAGTATCCGGAACATCATTTGCCTGTTCAGACTGTTGAGACTAAACCCTTTGACTGTACTCCAGAGAGCAGACATTTGCTGCCGTTGACAGAACATACAACACCCGTTAGCAGCGAGAATTCTGATTCTCGGCAAATAGGGAATTCGCCATTCGAGTCTTTAAATATGAGCGTTGAGCATGGCTCAGACGTGCAGTTCAAACCTGATTTAGAACCTCATCTAAAATTGGATACTTGTTTCAACCAGCCGACGGCGACCATATTACAGCCGCACATCAGTGCTGATCTCCTTGAGCCTGCTCCGCACATCAGTCCTGATCTCCTTGAGCCTGCCCCACACATCAGTCCTGATATCCTTGAGCCTGCTCCACTCATCAGTACTGATCTTCTAGATCCCACTCCACACATCAGTACAAATCTTATAGAACCTACTCCGCACATCAGTCCAGGTCCTTCAATAAGCGAAGCTAACCAGTTAGGCCTCGTTGATGTCAAACCATTGCATGTTAAGGAGTACGACAATGATATTAGGAAAATACCCCCCATGGAAAATGCACTTGACTCGCTTTCTGTCTCAAACTTTGATTCTTTTGCTTGTGTTTACGACATGAAGAATCAAAATTTTAGTCCGGGAATCAACAGCGTCAAGAAACAAGATCAGACTTTTACTATACAGCCCGAGAGTCATCTCTTAGATGCACAAGGTTTAGAAACCGGCTTCAACATGTCCTCGGGAATGAAAAGTCAGATCTCCTGTCAAACTACAGAATACGAGCTTAGAAACCAGATTTTAAAAAGTGAAGCGGCTTCTGGACTCCTTGGTGAGGAGATGACGTTCCATTGGATTCCATCTGGTGATGTTACTTCTAAAGATTTGGGATTCGATTACTTCGGATTCTCAGGGTGCAATGTTCTGGAGCATGGATTCGACCGATCTTTTTCACATTACATACCAAGGTTTGATTTCGAGTATCCGGTAGATTGGGGTGAATACCCTCTTGATCAAGGTGTATTATTCTCTTGA